The following are encoded in a window of Candidatus Moraniibacteriota bacterium genomic DNA:
- a CDS encoding class II fructose-bisphosphate aldolase: MIENVADMLVEARRERYAVGAFNVMNLETTHAVLLAAKKIRVPVILQFTESTMRYIGGRAIFYTIKNLSEWYYPDVRVGIHLDHGKNIKVIQRCLEMGLPSVMFDGSRRDYEENIRLTAEVVRMGHNRGASVQGELGSVPYSSEMKDIEIDWDKYMTDPDQARDFVARTGVNTLAVAIGNAHGLARERVTPDYDRLSRIVEKINIPIVMHGASDWEKDRVHEVVSRGVSCFNVDTNSRVAFAGSLSRAFQKEIKLNTDLRQILGDARDTMQEAVEKKMRMFSME; this comes from the coding sequence ATGATAGAGAATGTTGCAGATATGCTTGTGGAAGCTCGTCGGGAAAGATATGCTGTTGGGGCTTTTAATGTTATGAATTTAGAAACAACACACGCTGTTTTGTTGGCTGCAAAGAAAATAAGAGTCCCGGTCATTCTTCAGTTTACAGAAAGTACTATGAGGTATATTGGGGGGCGTGCAATTTTTTATACAATTAAAAATCTTAGTGAATGGTATTATCCTGATGTTCGAGTGGGTATCCATTTGGATCATGGAAAAAATATAAAAGTAATTCAACGATGTTTGGAAATGGGACTTCCCTCCGTTATGTTTGACGGGTCTCGAAGAGACTATGAAGAGAATATTCGCCTTACTGCTGAAGTTGTTCGTATGGGACATAATCGAGGAGCCTCTGTTCAAGGAGAACTCGGTTCAGTTCCTTATTCTAGTGAAATGAAAGATATTGAAATAGATTGGGATAAATATATGACAGATCCTGATCAGGCGAGAGACTTTGTGGCAAGAACGGGAGTAAATACTCTTGCCGTTGCTATTGGGAATGCTCATGGATTGGCTAGAGAACGAGTAACGCCTGATTATGATCGATTAAGTCGTATCGTTGAAAAAATAAATATTCCTATTGTTATGCACGGCGCTTCTGATTGGGAAAAAGATCGTGTTCACGAAGTCGTTTCTCGAGGAGTTTCTTGTTTTAATGTGGATACTAACTCTAGAGTAGCTTTTGCAGGGAGTCTTTCTCGGGCATTTCAAAAAGAAATAAAATTAAATACGGACTTGCGTCAAATCCTTGGAGATGCTCGAGACACCATGCAAGAAGCTGTTGAGAAAAAAATGCGAATGTTTTCTATGGAATAA
- the gap gene encoding type I glyceraldehyde-3-phosphate dehydrogenase produces MKKIAINGFGRIGRAAFKIALSKNDIKVVAINDLADVSSLAHLLKYDTAYGRYEREISSKEKTLVVNGVQFPVFCESDPKNLPWRDLDVDVVLECTGKFVKHDDAKMHLDAGAKKVILSAPSKGGEVPTAILGVSDESIFQEGDFFSNASCTTNCITPVVEVIERIFGIEKAMMTTIHSYTADQRLQDSPHDDMRRARAAGANIVPTTTGAAIATTEVIPSLSGKFDGLSMRVPTIVVSLSDMTFVLKRNTTVEEINNALTEASRENRYRGILGVTDKPLVSSDFIGDSRSSIVDLALTKVVDGNLVKVVSWYDNEWGYSQRLVEMAQKV; encoded by the coding sequence ATGAAAAAAATAGCTATAAATGGGTTTGGACGAATTGGTCGAGCTGCATTTAAAATTGCACTTTCTAAAAATGATATTAAAGTTGTTGCTATAAATGATTTGGCAGATGTCTCGTCTTTGGCACATCTTCTTAAATATGATACGGCGTACGGAAGATACGAAAGAGAAATTTCAAGCAAAGAAAAAACTCTTGTTGTAAATGGTGTTCAATTTCCGGTTTTTTGTGAATCAGATCCAAAGAATCTCCCATGGAGAGATCTTGATGTGGATGTTGTTTTGGAGTGTACTGGAAAATTTGTAAAACATGATGATGCAAAAATGCATCTTGATGCTGGAGCAAAAAAAGTAATTCTTTCAGCTCCTTCTAAAGGAGGCGAAGTCCCAACGGCTATTTTGGGAGTAAGTGATGAGTCGATATTTCAAGAGGGGGATTTTTTTTCTAATGCATCTTGCACAACAAATTGCATTACTCCAGTAGTAGAAGTGATAGAAAGAATCTTTGGTATAGAAAAAGCTATGATGACAACTATTCATTCTTATACTGCTGATCAAAGACTTCAAGATTCTCCTCATGATGATATGAGAAGAGCTCGAGCTGCTGGGGCTAATATTGTTCCCACAACTACGGGTGCGGCTATTGCAACAACGGAAGTTATTCCGAGTCTTTCGGGAAAATTTGATGGACTTTCAATGAGAGTTCCTACTATTGTAGTATCTTTGAGTGATATGACATTTGTCTTGAAACGAAACACTACAGTTGAAGAAATAAATAATGCTTTAACAGAGGCTTCGAGAGAAAATCGTTATCGGGGAATTTTGGGAGTTACTGACAAACCTTTAGTTTCATCTGATTTTATAGGAGATTCTCGATCATCAATTGTTGATTTGGCACTTACTAAAGTGGTGGATGGTAATCTTGTGAAGGTGGTTTCTTGGTATGATAATGAATGGGGATATTCTCAACGATTGGTTGAAATGGCACAAAAAGTATAG
- a CDS encoding U32 family peptidase, with protein MKKIAEIMAPAGNFESLEVAIQAGADSVYFGVTQLNMRAGSSSASFALKDIEKIVERCKKAKVKTYIAVNTLLYDHDMEVAKKIINSAKEFGVDAVIAFDFAVLQYAQEISMPAHISVQFSVSNYEALKFFAPLTNRVVLARELTLEQIKAIHEKIQEEQLMGNEGRLMEIEAFAHGALCVAQSGRCYMSLFTDNASANRGVCRQNCRAQYKVTDVETGKELVIDNHYVMSASDICTIDFLDKLIDAGVSVLKIEGRGRSPEYVSIVVSTYKKALKDIEKGNYTQEKIENYYKDLKKVFNRGLSRGNYYLGQELGSYSGSYGSQAQESKEYIGEVTNYFGKIYIAEMRMDSGTLACDDEIYVIGETTGILRIKIQELRIDNGEKRNSVEKGGLISFPSKEKLRRKDRVYKIVLANREK; from the coding sequence ATGAAAAAAATAGCAGAAATTATGGCGCCGGCTGGAAACTTTGAATCTTTAGAGGTTGCGATCCAGGCAGGGGCTGATAGTGTGTATTTTGGTGTGACACAACTGAATATGCGAGCAGGATCTTCTTCGGCAAGTTTTGCTTTGAAGGATATAGAGAAAATCGTAGAACGCTGTAAAAAGGCAAAAGTAAAAACATATATTGCAGTAAATACACTTCTCTATGATCATGATATGGAAGTTGCTAAAAAAATAATTAATAGCGCCAAGGAATTTGGAGTGGATGCTGTTATTGCTTTTGACTTTGCTGTGTTGCAATACGCACAAGAAATTTCAATGCCGGCACATATTTCTGTTCAATTTTCTGTATCAAATTATGAAGCGCTTAAATTTTTTGCACCACTTACGAATAGAGTAGTTTTGGCTCGTGAACTTACATTAGAGCAAATAAAAGCAATTCACGAAAAAATTCAAGAAGAACAACTTATGGGAAATGAGGGGCGATTGATGGAAATAGAAGCTTTCGCTCATGGGGCGCTTTGTGTAGCGCAATCGGGAAGATGCTATATGAGCCTTTTTACTGATAATGCTTCTGCTAATCGGGGTGTTTGTCGACAAAATTGTCGTGCTCAATATAAAGTTACGGATGTGGAAACGGGAAAGGAACTCGTTATTGATAATCACTACGTAATGAGCGCTTCTGATATTTGTACTATTGATTTTTTGGATAAACTTATTGACGCTGGTGTGAGTGTGCTGAAAATTGAAGGAAGGGGGCGTTCCCCAGAATATGTTTCTATTGTAGTTTCTACATATAAAAAAGCTCTTAAAGATATTGAAAAAGGTAACTATACCCAAGAAAAAATAGAGAATTATTATAAAGATTTGAAGAAAGTTTTTAACCGAGGACTTTCTCGAGGGAATTATTATCTTGGCCAAGAATTAGGTTCTTATAGCGGAAGCTATGGTTCACAGGCTCAGGAGTCTAAGGAATATATTGGGGAAGTGACGAATTATTTTGGAAAAATATATATTGCTGAAATGAGAATGGATTCTGGAACTTTAGCGTGTGACGATGAGATATACGTTATCGGAGAAACTACAGGAATACTTCGTATAAAGATTCAAGAATTAAGAATTGATAATGGTGAGAAAAGAAATAGCGTAGAAAAGGGTGGGCTTATAAGCTTTCCTTCAAAAGAAAAGCTTCGCAGAAAAGATCGTGTTTATAAAATTGTTTTGGCAAATCGTGAAAAATAA
- a CDS encoding transketolase, which produces MDIQKIEEISRKIRNWCVKMTTIAGSGHLTSSLSAVEAMVVLMFSKKHFFRYELENPERIDNDRLIFSKGHASPLFYSLWAMAGGVNVEDLKTFRTFESVLEGHPTRRFPFTEVPTGSLGQGIGIGVGEALYVKKFFKENQNIPRVFVLLGDSELTEGSVWESAMIASHYKLDNLVAIVDVNRLGQRGETVDGWNLSVIGKKFEAFGWNVVNVEDGHSPEQIENAYELAREKKKPCAILMKTLKGKGISFLENKNNWHGKALNDDEAKRALEEIDDRKEDFFLKLPKPEEYEKREILVDLSEYQQETFTKGLRMAPRRVCGKTLARMGKYDERIVVLDAEVSNSTSSEDFGKIYPERFLEMFIAEQNMVSVATGMARRGAIPFIFTFGAFFSRAFDQIRMAGYSDVSMIFIGSHVGVSIGEDGVSQMALEDMAMFSTIENVHIFSPSDAVSMEKCLYLGKDLKGLTYIRSTRAELPVLYQENEIFSLGGSKTLQESKQDVVTVIVCGITVHEALRAYEILKKENIFIRIVDAYSIRPLDKEMILRNGEETSAIITVEDHRGHGGLADAVKEILCEIEGMSVRFRSLAVRKRPQSGKPEQLLHWEEIDAEAIVKTVKDLL; this is translated from the coding sequence ATGGATATTCAAAAAATTGAAGAAATTTCACGTAAAATTCGAAATTGGTGCGTAAAAATGACAACTATTGCGGGTTCAGGACACCTAACATCATCTCTTAGCGCTGTAGAAGCTATGGTGGTTTTGATGTTTTCCAAGAAGCATTTTTTTCGTTACGAACTAGAAAATCCTGAGCGTATAGATAATGACCGATTAATCTTTTCAAAAGGACATGCTTCGCCATTATTTTATTCACTTTGGGCTATGGCTGGTGGTGTGAATGTGGAAGATCTCAAAACATTCCGAACATTCGAAAGTGTTCTTGAAGGGCATCCCACAAGAAGATTTCCTTTTACGGAGGTTCCCACTGGATCTCTTGGGCAAGGTATTGGTATTGGTGTAGGAGAAGCACTTTATGTAAAAAAATTTTTTAAGGAAAATCAGAATATTCCTCGTGTGTTTGTTCTCTTGGGGGATAGTGAATTGACTGAAGGTTCAGTTTGGGAATCAGCGATGATAGCTTCTCATTACAAACTTGATAATCTCGTGGCTATTGTGGATGTGAATCGTCTTGGTCAACGTGGAGAAACTGTAGATGGCTGGAATCTTAGTGTGATAGGAAAAAAATTTGAAGCATTTGGTTGGAATGTTGTAAATGTGGAAGATGGACATTCTCCAGAACAAATTGAGAATGCTTACGAACTTGCAAGAGAAAAGAAAAAACCATGTGCAATACTTATGAAAACTTTGAAAGGAAAGGGAATTTCTTTTCTAGAAAATAAAAATAATTGGCATGGAAAAGCGCTTAATGATGATGAAGCAAAGCGGGCTTTGGAAGAAATTGATGATAGGAAAGAGGACTTTTTTTTGAAACTTCCGAAACCTGAAGAATATGAAAAGAGAGAGATTCTTGTTGATCTTTCAGAATATCAACAAGAAACTTTTACTAAAGGCTTACGAATGGCCCCTCGGAGAGTGTGTGGAAAGACTCTTGCTCGTATGGGGAAATATGATGAGCGGATCGTGGTTCTTGATGCAGAGGTGAGTAACTCTACTTCAAGCGAAGATTTTGGAAAGATATACCCAGAGAGATTTCTAGAAATGTTTATTGCTGAACAAAATATGGTTTCGGTCGCAACTGGCATGGCAAGACGTGGGGCGATACCTTTCATTTTTACATTCGGAGCTTTTTTTTCTCGAGCATTCGATCAGATTCGTATGGCTGGCTATAGTGATGTCTCGATGATTTTCATTGGATCGCATGTAGGTGTTTCTATCGGTGAAGATGGTGTTTCGCAAATGGCTTTAGAGGATATGGCTATGTTTTCAACTATTGAAAATGTTCATATTTTTTCTCCTTCAGATGCTGTTTCTATGGAAAAATGTTTATATCTCGGAAAAGATTTAAAGGGGTTAACATATATTCGTTCTACGCGAGCTGAGCTCCCTGTTCTCTATCAAGAGAATGAAATATTTTCCTTGGGCGGATCTAAAACACTTCAAGAAAGTAAGCAAGATGTTGTTACGGTTATTGTTTGTGGAATAACTGTACACGAAGCACTTCGTGCGTATGAGATATTAAAAAAAGAGAATATCTTTATTCGTATTGTAGATGCTTATAGCATCCGGCCTTTAGATAAAGAGATGATTCTTCGAAATGGAGAAGAAACGAGTGCTATCATCACTGTAGAAGATCATAGAGGGCATGGAGGGCTTGCGGATGCTGTGAAAGAGATATTATGTGAAATTGAAGGAATGTCTGTAAGATTTCGATCCCTTGCTGTTCGTAAAAGGCCTCAAAGTGGAAAACCAGAACAACTTCTTCATTGGGAAGAAATTGACGCAGAGGCAATTGTAAAAACAGTAAAAGATCTTTTATAG
- a CDS encoding cyclase family protein, whose amino-acid sequence MKIHDITQMLSPKMSIYPGNPPVEFEIFEGETSTHTKVSFGTHTGTHIDAPKHVFKDGLGVDKIPLEALYGVCRVLDLCQVKESIKKSDLELYNIQKGERILVRTKNSTLDSSYFYPEYIYLDGDAADWLAKKEIALFGIDYLSVKKRGGADHRPHTALLEKGIIIFEGLCLQDIKEGTYVFIGLPLKFEGLDGAPARVILIEEE is encoded by the coding sequence ATGAAGATACATGATATAACACAAATGCTTTCTCCTAAGATGTCGATTTATCCTGGAAACCCTCCGGTAGAGTTTGAAATATTTGAAGGAGAAACCTCGACTCATACTAAGGTATCTTTTGGAACACATACGGGAACGCATATTGATGCACCTAAACATGTTTTCAAAGATGGTCTTGGTGTAGATAAAATTCCTTTGGAAGCTCTTTATGGTGTGTGCCGAGTTCTGGATCTTTGTCAGGTAAAGGAATCTATAAAAAAATCTGATTTAGAACTTTACAATATACAAAAAGGAGAACGAATTTTGGTTCGTACAAAAAATAGCACCCTTGATTCTTCATATTTTTATCCTGAATATATCTATTTAGATGGAGATGCTGCTGATTGGCTTGCAAAAAAAGAAATAGCACTTTTTGGTATTGATTATCTTTCGGTTAAAAAGCGTGGAGGAGCTGATCATCGACCACATACAGCACTTCTTGAAAAAGGTATTATTATTTTTGAGGGATTATGTCTTCAGGATATAAAAGAGGGAACGTATGTATTTATAGGGCTTCCTCTTAAATTTGAAGGACTTGATGGAGCTCCTGCTCGAGTTATTCTGATAGAGGAAGAATAA
- a CDS encoding Ig-like domain-containing protein, producing the protein MSKTYLGFKSKRIFLFSVFLALCTISLFVYQMSGKLFQGWFMKEESANNLSLENKIETITIIPQEKTILNSDYFFMELKLGDVHKEEEATWKSSDTTIANVSNTPGTKGQVTTGGKAGSVIITAEYEGKIYTSKLQVENAGLEVSCFPRKNPIKVGEKVEWVLLYKEIGVPNYTYEWTGDITSNIALPETSFDTPGIKNVHAKTEDVVGNMAEAQCDPLKVIQ; encoded by the coding sequence ATGTCAAAAACATATCTAGGTTTCAAAAGTAAAAGAATATTCCTGTTTTCTGTTTTTCTTGCTCTTTGTACTATCTCTCTTTTTGTCTATCAGATGTCTGGAAAATTATTTCAAGGCTGGTTTATGAAAGAAGAATCAGCTAACAATCTTTCTTTAGAAAATAAAATAGAAACCATTACTATTATTCCTCAAGAAAAAACTATTCTCAATAGTGATTATTTCTTTATGGAACTCAAATTGGGAGACGTTCATAAAGAAGAAGAAGCTACTTGGAAGTCTTCTGATACTACTATAGCTAATGTGTCAAATACTCCCGGAACAAAAGGTCAAGTGACTACGGGAGGAAAAGCAGGATCAGTTATTATTACTGCTGAGTATGAAGGGAAGATATACACAAGCAAGCTTCAAGTAGAAAATGCAGGATTGGAAGTTTCTTGTTTTCCTCGTAAAAATCCTATAAAAGTAGGGGAAAAAGTTGAATGGGTTCTTCTCTACAAAGAAATAGGTGTCCCTAATTATACCTATGAATGGACAGGAGATATTACTTCGAATATTGCACTGCCTGAAACAAGTTTTGACACTCCGGGAATAAAAAATGTTCATGCAAAAACAGAAGATGTAGTAGGGAATATGGCAGAAGCTCAGTGTGATCCTCTGAAAGTAATACAATAA
- the mnmA gene encoding tRNA 2-thiouridine(34) synthase MnmA, which produces MRLACLVSGGVDSSVALTLAKDSGHEVHAFYLKIWLEDEMAFLGECPWENDLTFVRSVCKKLNVPLTIVPLQKEYHDRVISYALSEVREGRTPNPDIMCNSLIKFGAFQEWLEKNDTSFEKIVTGHYARSGEYKKVHGETFSIMKLACDRVKDQTYFLSRLTKEQLRRTWFPLGEYEKSKVREMAKEKNLLTFDRPDSQGLCFLGKIRYSSFIKHHLGTMMGDIVDISTGRILGKHEGHWFHTVGQRHGLDLSGGPWYVVGKDIQKNNILVSHRLKMPETERAFFGVRNTSWFLDEEDLQKNFLQKKLFCKIRHGEKRYQVILEGVSQNISDFSVRILKEKERGITPGQFAVFYSDDMCLGSGVIVE; this is translated from the coding sequence ATGCGTTTAGCATGTTTGGTTTCAGGGGGTGTGGACAGCTCTGTAGCTCTGACTCTTGCCAAAGATTCAGGTCATGAAGTTCATGCTTTTTATCTTAAAATTTGGCTTGAAGATGAAATGGCATTTCTCGGAGAATGTCCATGGGAAAATGACCTTACTTTCGTTCGTTCAGTTTGTAAAAAACTAAACGTTCCTCTTACGATTGTTCCTCTTCAAAAAGAATATCATGATCGAGTTATTTCGTATGCACTTTCTGAGGTTCGAGAAGGGCGAACTCCTAATCCGGATATTATGTGCAATTCTTTGATAAAATTTGGAGCATTTCAAGAATGGCTTGAAAAGAATGATACTTCGTTTGAAAAAATTGTTACTGGCCATTATGCCCGTTCAGGAGAATACAAAAAAGTTCATGGAGAAACTTTTTCGATTATGAAACTTGCCTGTGATAGAGTAAAAGACCAGACTTATTTTCTCTCTCGACTCACAAAAGAACAACTTAGGAGAACGTGGTTTCCTTTGGGAGAATATGAAAAATCTAAAGTTCGAGAAATGGCAAAAGAGAAAAACCTCCTTACTTTCGATAGACCAGACTCTCAAGGTTTATGTTTTTTGGGAAAGATAAGGTATTCAAGTTTTATTAAACATCATCTCGGAACGATGATGGGAGATATTGTGGATATTTCTACAGGAAGGATTCTTGGAAAACATGAGGGTCACTGGTTTCATACCGTTGGACAACGACACGGATTAGACCTTTCTGGGGGTCCTTGGTATGTAGTGGGGAAGGATATTCAAAAAAATAATATTCTTGTTTCTCATCGACTTAAAATGCCTGAAACGGAAAGAGCCTTTTTTGGTGTACGAAATACTTCATGGTTTTTGGACGAAGAAGATCTTCAAAAAAATTTCTTACAAAAAAAGCTTTTTTGTAAAATTCGACATGGAGAGAAAAGATATCAAGTTATTTTAGAAGGGGTTTCTCAAAATATTTCAGATTTTTCTGTTCGAATTCTTAAAGAAAAAGAAAGAGGAATTACACCTGGGCAATTTGCAGTTTTTTATTCTGATGATATGTGTTTAGGAAGTGGTGTAATTGTAGAATAA
- a CDS encoding ABC transporter ATP-binding protein: MENSIYLKNVSKGYTLGKTLVPVIHTITISIQNGEFIALMGPSGSGKSTLMNIIGCLDVPDTGEYYLEGMDVSKLSEDSLSEIRNDLIGFIFQNFNLIPDLTVLENITIPSLYAGKEDKQKAIELAKKFGIHDRISHYPNELSGGQKQKVAIARALINNPSIILADEPTGNLDSHSSSEVMETLKILNEKEGKTIILVTHDTFTASFASRHINLKDGVIV; this comes from the coding sequence ATGGAAAACAGCATCTATCTGAAGAATGTTTCCAAAGGTTACACACTTGGCAAAACATTAGTTCCCGTTATTCATACTATTACTATTTCTATACAAAATGGTGAATTTATAGCTTTAATGGGGCCTTCTGGAAGTGGTAAATCCACTCTCATGAATATAATCGGGTGTTTGGATGTCCCTGATACTGGAGAATATTATTTGGAAGGTATGGATGTTTCCAAACTTTCGGAAGATTCTTTGTCTGAAATTCGAAACGATTTGATTGGTTTTATTTTCCAAAATTTTAATTTAATCCCTGATTTAACAGTCCTCGAAAATATTACTATACCAAGTTTATACGCAGGCAAAGAAGATAAACAAAAAGCTATTGAATTAGCTAAAAAATTTGGAATACATGATCGGATTTCTCATTATCCCAATGAACTCTCTGGAGGGCAAAAACAAAAAGTAGCTATTGCGAGAGCACTTATTAATAATCCGAGTATTATTCTAGCAGATGAACCAACGGGAAATTTGGACAGTCATTCCTCTTCAGAGGTAATGGAGACCCTAAAAATCTTAAATGAAAAAGAAGGAAAAACTATAATCTTAGTTACTCATGATACTTTCACAGCTAGTTTTGCTTCACGTCACATTAATTTAAAAGATGGCGTAATTGTATAA
- a CDS encoding HlyD family efflux transporter periplasmic adaptor subunit, translated as MKKIVIIFIVIFIFFVGIWQFWKNDLKKNTETPEYTIEKVVRGNVAVSFSVDGKVVYEKWELNFLNSGIVDTINVKLGDIVKKGQILASLDIEKSNNQALQAKSILEASYVDLDRLSKNGVDYKIKKVAYDDALDQLDKEEDLYDEYVQDNGKNSSQALAQKVKVSSAKADVNNAKYQMKQVEENYKKAKLESSKNSSTYALALENTNAFNIIAPRNDIVVDSIHGNVGDVATQNNTNSEDNNAGFITLINKDNFWFEALLEDTDALKTQKDMLVSLTLDAYPDKEFEAKVEFISIVPEIDTNGLSSYKVIIQILNNGDTTFLSDMSGSAEIISKEAKNVLMISNGAVKNVKGKQTVTLKNGDNFSEREIQTGFTNGKKVEIKSGLEQGDEVVILK; from the coding sequence ATGAAAAAAATTGTAATAATCTTTATTGTTATCTTTATTTTTTTTGTAGGAATTTGGCAATTTTGGAAAAACGATCTTAAAAAAAATACTGAAACCCCTGAATATACCATTGAGAAAGTTGTTCGTGGCAATGTTGCTGTTTCTTTTTCGGTGGATGGAAAAGTTGTCTATGAAAAATGGGAATTAAATTTTCTTAATTCAGGCATTGTAGACACGATCAATGTAAAGCTTGGTGATATCGTCAAAAAAGGACAAATTCTCGCCAGCCTCGATATCGAAAAGAGCAATAATCAAGCATTGCAAGCAAAATCAATATTGGAAGCTTCTTACGTTGATTTGGATAGGCTTTCCAAGAATGGCGTCGACTATAAGATAAAAAAGGTTGCTTATGATGATGCTCTTGATCAATTAGATAAAGAAGAGGATTTGTATGATGAGTATGTTCAAGATAATGGGAAAAATTCCTCACAAGCATTAGCCCAAAAAGTAAAAGTTTCTTCGGCCAAAGCTGATGTTAATAATGCAAAATATCAAATGAAACAAGTGGAAGAAAATTATAAAAAAGCGAAACTTGAATCATCAAAAAATTCTTCCACCTATGCTTTGGCTTTAGAAAATACCAATGCCTTCAATATAATAGCTCCCAGAAATGATATTGTCGTAGACAGTATACATGGCAATGTTGGAGATGTGGCAACTCAAAACAATACAAATTCAGAAGATAACAATGCTGGATTTATAACACTTATCAATAAAGATAATTTTTGGTTTGAAGCTTTATTAGAAGATACTGACGCTCTCAAAACACAAAAAGATATGCTCGTTTCTCTAACATTAGATGCTTATCCCGACAAAGAATTCGAGGCTAAAGTAGAGTTTATTTCTATAGTGCCAGAAATAGATACGAATGGTTTGTCTAGTTATAAAGTAATAATACAGATACTCAATAATGGAGATACTACATTTTTAAGTGACATGTCTGGATCAGCAGAAATTATTTCGAAAGAAGCGAAAAATGTTTTGATGATTTCTAATGGTGCCGTAAAAAACGTCAAAGGAAAACAAACCGTCACTCTAAAAAATGGTGATAATTTTTCCGAACGAGAGATTCAAACAGGTTTCACAAATGGAAAAAAGGTTGAAATAAAAAGCGGATTAGAACAAGGAGATGAGGTTGTTATTCTCAAATAA
- a CDS encoding ABC transporter permease — MKKLRSKYIGKNAYVYLKTLEIAWRSLNKNKFRSFLTSLGIIIGSATIVLVIEMGAGAKAEIEKQYSNMSVTTILVNAPSPTEGGAASRLNIDDVSAVMKSPFISSAVPQLTGKVQTQSKETIYQAGILGSTTELKDLANIELIRGRFFSQEEEDTHLKVAVLGSTVAEELFGTANPNVIGQEITIGKKQFEIIGISKYKGGSLGPISLDDSIIMPYFSSYRYVLGINGKFNLNLQAKDIKSINSAIEDVSAILREEHNLRPDMPEDFRVRDMGVNVQAAKDSAQTMALLLGSVGLVVLLVGGIGIMNVMSIVVKERTKEIGIRKAIGAKKNYILFHFLTEAFILSFFSAFIGLLLASLLYYALKKYGLDIIFIWWSYGLSAIFTVSIGIFFGYYPALKAAKLKPIDTIRYE, encoded by the coding sequence ATGAAAAAACTTCGTTCAAAATACATAGGAAAAAATGCCTACGTTTACCTAAAAACTCTCGAAATAGCTTGGCGAAGCTTAAATAAAAATAAATTTCGCTCTTTTCTAACTTCTCTCGGAATAATTATTGGTTCAGCCACTATCGTTCTTGTGATCGAAATGGGAGCTGGCGCAAAGGCTGAAATCGAAAAACAATATTCCAATATGAGTGTCACGACCATCCTCGTTAATGCACCATCTCCAACTGAAGGAGGTGCTGCTTCTCGCTTAAATATTGATGATGTTTCAGCTGTTATGAAAAGTCCTTTTATTTCTTCTGCTGTACCCCAATTAACAGGAAAAGTTCAAACTCAGTCAAAAGAAACTATCTATCAAGCTGGTATTCTTGGTAGCACCACTGAACTTAAAGATTTAGCTAATATAGAATTAATAAGGGGTCGTTTTTTCTCTCAGGAAGAAGAGGATACGCACCTCAAAGTAGCAGTGCTTGGCTCAACGGTAGCAGAAGAATTATTTGGAACAGCCAATCCTAATGTAATCGGGCAAGAAATAACAATAGGAAAAAAACAATTTGAAATTATTGGCATTTCCAAATATAAAGGTGGTTCATTGGGACCGATTTCTTTAGATGATAGCATTATTATGCCCTACTTTTCTTCTTATCGTTATGTCCTCGGTATAAATGGTAAATTTAATTTAAACTTACAGGCCAAAGATATTAAAAGCATTAATAGCGCTATTGAGGACGTTAGTGCTATCCTACGTGAAGAGCACAATTTACGTCCGGATATGCCAGAAGATTTTCGCGTAAGAGATATGGGTGTTAATGTGCAAGCAGCTAAAGACAGCGCCCAAACTATGGCCTTATTATTAGGAAGTGTTGGATTGGTAGTTTTATTAGTTGGAGGTATTGGAATTATGAATGTAATGAGTATTGTCGTTAAAGAAAGAACCAAAGAAATAGGAATTAGAAAAGCTATCGGTGCAAAGAAAAATTATATTCTTTTTCACTTTTTAACAGAAGCTTTTATTTTAAGCTTTTTTAGTGCTTTTATTGGCCTTCTCCTTGCCTCTCTTCTTTATTATGCATTGAAAAAATATGGATTAGATATTATTTTTATATGGTGGAGTTATGGACTTTCCGCAATTTTTACCGTTAGCATTGGCATATTCTTTGGCTATTATCCGGCATTAAAAGCAGCTAAACTCAAACCTATAGATACTATTAGATACGAATAA